In Pseudophryne corroboree isolate aPseCor3 chromosome 7, aPseCor3.hap2, whole genome shotgun sequence, a single window of DNA contains:
- the ATIC gene encoding bifunctional purine biosynthesis protein ATIC — MAQAPELALFSVSDKQGLVEFAKRLSALGLSLVASGGTAKCLRDAGLTVRDVSELTGFPEMLGGRVKTLHPAVHAGILARSTPEDQADLTRLGFSYVRVVVCNLYPFVKTVSAAGVTVEEAVEQIDIGGVTLLRAAAKNHARVTVLCDPSDYNSIADDMEKSEQKDTTLEKRCQLALKAFTHTAQYDDAISDYFRKQYSKGVSQLPLRYGINPHQIPAQIFTRGAQLPLTVLNGSPGFINLCDALNAWQLVRELKKALGLPAATSFKHVSPAGAAVGVPLSEEEAQVCMVQDLYTTLTPLATAYARARGSDRMSSFGDFIAISDVCDVPTAKIISREVSDGIVAPGYEEEALKILSKKKNGGYCVLQMDPTYEPEGSEIRSLFGLHLEQKRNDAVIDGSLFSNVVTAKKELPESAVRDLIVATIALKYTQSNSVCYAKDGQVVGIGAGQQSRIHCTRLAGDKADNWWLRHHPRVLGMKFKAGVKRAEISNAIDQYVSGTLEKEELEQWKALFEQPPELLSCEEKQSWISTLSGVSLSSDAFFPFRDNVERARKSGVQFIAAPSGSTADKVVTEACDELGIVLSHTNLRLFHH; from the exons CTCTCTTCAGTGTTTCTGACAAGCAGGGGCTTGTGGAGTTTGCCAAGCGGTTGAGCGCTCTTGGTCTATCCTTGGTGGCTTCTGGTGGAACTGCAAAATGTCTACGTGATGCCGGGCTCACTGTCAG aGATGTGTCTGAGCTTACCGGCTTTCCAGAGATGCTTGGTGGACGTGTCAAAACCCTTCACCCCGCAGTACATGCAG GTATCCTGGCAAGGAGCACCCCTGAAGACCAAGCAGATCTTACTAGATTAGGTTTCAGCTATGTCAG GGTGGTTGTCTGTAACCTGTATCCTTTTGTGAAGACTGTGTCTGCAGCTGGTGTCACAGTGGAGGAAGCTGTTGAGCAGATCGATATTG GTGGTGTAACACTACTGCGTGCAGCTGCCAAGAACCACGCCCGCGTTACGGTTCTTTGTGACCCCAGTGATTACAACAGTATTGCAGATGACATGGAAAAATCTGAACAGAAGGACACTACCCTGGAGAAACGCTGCCAGCTGGCCCTGAAG GCATTTACGCACACTGCACAATACGATGACGCCATATCGGATTACTTCCGCAAGCAGTATAGtaaaggggtatcccagctgccgcTACGATATGGAATCAATCCTCACCAGATACCTGCTCAGATCTTTACTCGTGGAGCACAACTTCCACTCACCG tGCTGAATGGATCTCCTGGGTTTATTAACCTATGTGATGCTTTGAACGCCTGGCAGCTGGTGAGGGAGCTGAAAAAGGCGCTAGGACTCCCCGCAGCCACTTCATTCAAGCACGTGAGCCCAGCAG GTGCCGCTGTGGGTGTTCCACTGTCTGAGGAAGAGGCTCAGGTCTGCATGGTGCAGGACCTGTACACAACACTCACCCCATTGGCCACTGCTTACGCCAGAGCTAGAG GTTCTGACAGAATGTCCTCGTTTGGTGACTTTATTGCCATTTCTGATGTGTGTGATGTTCCCACTGCAAAAATAATATCTCGGGAG GTGTCTGATGGAATTGTGGCTCCGGGATATGAGGAAGAGGCTCTTAAAATCCTGTCCAAAAAAAAGAATGGGGGCTATTGTGTCTTGCAG atggaCCCAACTTACGAGCCAGAAGGCAGTGAGATTCGGAGCCTTTTTGGCCTACACCTGGAGCAGAAGAGAAATGATGCCGTTATAGATGGCTCACTTTTCAGCAACGTAGTGACTGCAAAGAAAGAG CTCCCGGAGTCTGCTGTCAGAGACTTGATTGTAGCCACCATTGCACTGAAATATACCCAGTCTAACTCTGTGTGCTATGCCAAGGATGGACAG GTGGTAGGAATCGGTGCCGGGCAGCAGTCCCGCATACACTGCACTCGTCTTGCCGGCGATAAAGCTGATAATTGGTGGCTGCGGCACCACCCACGGGTTCTCGGCATGAAGTTTAAGGCAGGCGTGAAGAGAGCGGAGATCTCCAATGCCATTGATCAGTATGTGAGCGGTACATTAGAAAAG GAGGAGCTAGAACAATGGAAGGCCCTTTTTGAGCAGCCTCCAGAACTTCTGTCCTGTGAAGAGAAGCAAAGCTGGATTTCTACTCTTAGTGGGGTCTCTCTGAGCTCTGATGCCTTCTTCCCGTTCCGGGATAATGTGGAACGGGCGCGTAAG AGTGGGGTTCAGTTCATCGCTGCTCCCTCAGGTTCCACAGCTGACAAAGTAGTCACTGAGGCATGCGACGAGCTGGGCATTGTGTTGTCGCACACCAACTTGCGTCTCTTCCACCACTAA